The Gasterosteus aculeatus chromosome 17, fGasAcu3.hap1.1, whole genome shotgun sequence genome includes a window with the following:
- the cdk4 gene encoding cyclin-dependent kinase 4, whose amino-acid sequence MAHGASIQYEPVAEIGGGAYGTVYKARDTESGKFVALKSVRVQADQNGLPVSTVREVALLKRLEQFDHPNVVRLMDVCATQRSDQETKVTLVFEHVDQDLKTYLERAPAPGLSPGCIKDLMRQLLCGLAFLHSNRVLHRDLKPENILVTSQGQVKLADFGLARIYSCHMALTPVVVTLWYRPPEVLLQSTYATPVDIWSTGCIFAEMFRRKPLFCGESEVDQLGKLFEVLGLPPEDEWPSDVTLSRKHFPTFLPRPITDFVPEINEAGAQLLLKMLTFDPLKRISALKALEHPYFQDEETLT is encoded by the exons ATGGCCCACGGCGCCAGCATCCAGTACGAGCCAGTGGCAGAGATCGGGGGAGGCGCTTACGGGACAGTTTACAAGGCCCGAGATACAGAGAGCGGGAAGTTTGTGGCTCTgaagagtgtgcgtgtgcaggcgGACCAAAATGGCCTCCCAGTCTCCACTGTCAGAGAGGTGGCTCTGTTGAAACGGCTGGAGCAGTTCGACCACCCAAATGTTGTCCG GCTAATGGATGTATGTGCCACTCAGAGGTCGGACCAGGAGACTAAAGTCACTCTGGTGTTTGAACACGTGGACCAAGACCTGAAGACGTATCTAGAGAGAGCCCCTGCTCCCGGGTTATCCCCCGGCTGCATTAAA gacCTCATGAGGCAGTTGCTGTGCGGCCTTGCATTCCTGCACTCTAACCGTGTGTTGCACCGAGACCTGAAACCAGAGAATATTCTGGTAACCAGCCAGGGCCAGGTGAAGCTGGCTGACTTTGGACTGGCCAGGATCTACAGCTGCCACATGGCTCTCACCCCCGTG GTGGTGACACTGTGGTACCGTCCCCCCGAGGTTCTGCTGCAGTCCACTTACGCCACACCTGTGGACATCTGGAGCACCGGCTGCATCTTCGCAGAGATGTTCCGACGCAA ACCTTTGTTCTGCGGAGAATCAGAAGTGGACCAACTTGGGAAACTTTTTGA AGTTCTAGGCTTGCCACCAGAGGATGAGTGGCCGTCTGATGTTACGCTCTCAAGAAAACACTTCCCCACTTTCCTACCCCGCCCCATCACAGACTTCGTTCCGGAGATAAATGAGGCGGGGGCGCAATTATTGCTG AAaatgctgacctttgaccccttgaAACGAATATCTGCCCTGAAGGCGCTTGAACATCCATATTTCCAGGACGAGGAGACATTGACTTGA